One genomic region from Prochlorococcus marinus CUG1433 encodes:
- the thiL gene encoding thiamine-phosphate kinase — translation MHKELLEDIGEKELINRLGKFMPKNQILDDCALIKAKNNNLLVNNDSLVENVHFNDITICPEDLGWKAVISNISDLLSSGSMKTIGITISLILPAKTEWIWVKGLYKGINKALKEYGGEILGGDCSKGNQKVISITAFGIQGELELRRNGCKPEDVILTTGIHGLSKLGFLIQNNINFNNNISINERLVNKAIERFCRPKVYPNLLKNLLKTRSNKKIKKIGCTDSSDGLFQALQDLAIASKCKAIINYEKIPKYKNWPKGDKWDEYYFFGGEDYELIFSLPKKWAKNLSKFDKNIYEIGYFADGEPSIEFNSKDKNKILNKIPFKHF, via the coding sequence ATGCATAAAGAACTTCTAGAAGACATAGGGGAAAAAGAATTAATTAATAGGCTTGGAAAATTTATGCCTAAAAATCAAATTTTAGATGATTGTGCTTTAATTAAAGCTAAAAATAACAACTTACTCGTTAATAATGATTCTTTGGTAGAAAATGTTCATTTCAATGACATTACTATTTGCCCTGAGGACCTTGGATGGAAAGCAGTTATTAGCAATATTTCTGACTTATTATCCAGTGGCAGCATGAAAACGATAGGAATTACAATTAGCTTAATTCTTCCTGCTAAAACTGAGTGGATATGGGTTAAAGGATTATATAAAGGAATAAATAAAGCTTTAAAAGAATATGGGGGGGAAATACTTGGAGGAGATTGCTCAAAAGGGAATCAAAAAGTCATATCTATTACTGCCTTTGGGATTCAAGGGGAACTTGAACTACGAAGAAACGGATGTAAACCAGAAGATGTCATCTTAACTACAGGAATTCATGGCCTTAGTAAATTAGGATTTTTGATACAAAATAACATTAATTTTAATAATAATATTTCTATTAATGAAAGATTAGTCAATAAGGCTATTGAACGTTTTTGTCGCCCTAAAGTTTACCCAAATTTACTTAAAAATCTCCTTAAGACTCGCTCTAATAAAAAAATAAAGAAAATAGGATGTACCGATAGCAGTGATGGCCTATTTCAAGCCTTACAAGATCTAGCAATTGCAAGCAAATGTAAAGCAATTATTAATTATGAAAAAATACCCAAATATAAGAATTGGCCAAAAGGAGATAAATGGGATGAATATTACTTTTTTGGAGGTGAAGATTATGAGTTAATTTTCTCATTACCAAAAAAATGGGCAAAGAATTTATCTAAGTTTGATAAAAATATTTATGAAATTGGTTATTTCGCTGATGGTGAACCATCAATAGAATTCAACAGTAAAGATAAAAATAAAATATTAAATAAAATACCTTTCAAGCACTTTTAA
- the gap gene encoding type I glyceraldehyde-3-phosphate dehydrogenase, giving the protein MTLRVAINGFGRIGRNFMRCWLSRGAYTNIEVVGINVTSDPKTNAHLLKYDSVLGQLDGVDIQYTDDTFVINNKTIKCFSDRNPMNLPWKDWGVDLVIESTGVFNTDVGASKHLEVGAKKVILTAPGKGDGVGTYVVGVNADTYKHKDYDILSNASCTTNCLAPVVKVLDQTFGINKGLMTTIHSYTGDQRILDNSHRDLRRARAAATNIVPTSTGAAKAVALVYPEMKGKLTGIAMRVPTPNVSAVDFVFESSKSVTAEEVNNALKEASLSSMKGIIKYGDEPLVSSDYAGTNESSIVDSDLTMCIGDNLVKVLAWYDNEWGYSQRVVDLAEIVAKNWE; this is encoded by the coding sequence ATGACTTTGCGTGTTGCAATTAACGGCTTTGGTAGAATTGGTCGAAACTTTATGCGTTGTTGGCTTAGTAGAGGAGCCTACACCAATATTGAAGTAGTTGGAATTAATGTTACCTCAGATCCTAAGACTAATGCTCATCTATTAAAGTATGACTCAGTCCTTGGCCAACTTGATGGTGTTGATATTCAATATACTGATGATACTTTTGTAATCAATAATAAGACAATTAAATGCTTCTCTGATAGAAACCCAATGAATCTTCCTTGGAAAGACTGGGGCGTAGATTTGGTTATTGAATCTACAGGAGTATTTAATACAGACGTAGGTGCAAGTAAGCACTTAGAGGTAGGAGCAAAAAAAGTCATCTTAACTGCTCCTGGTAAAGGCGATGGCGTTGGTACTTATGTGGTTGGAGTCAATGCTGATACATATAAACATAAAGATTATGATATTTTGAGTAATGCTAGTTGTACAACAAACTGTTTAGCTCCAGTAGTTAAAGTTTTAGACCAAACTTTTGGGATTAACAAAGGTTTGATGACTACAATTCATAGTTATACAGGAGATCAAAGAATTTTAGATAATAGTCATAGAGATCTAAGAAGGGCTAGAGCCGCTGCTACAAACATTGTTCCTACTTCTACAGGAGCTGCAAAAGCAGTAGCTCTGGTATACCCAGAAATGAAAGGCAAATTAACAGGAATTGCTATGAGAGTTCCAACTCCTAACGTTTCAGCAGTAGATTTTGTTTTTGAATCATCTAAATCTGTTACAGCTGAAGAAGTTAATAATGCTCTCAAGGAAGCATCTCTAAGTTCAATGAAAGGCATTATTAAGTATGGAGATGAACCATTAGTGTCTAGTGATTATGCTGGTACTAATGAATCGTCAATTGTGGATAGTGATCTAACTATGTGTATTGGGGATAATCTTGTTAAGGTCCTTGCATGGTATGACAACGAATGGGGTTATAGTCAGAGAGTTGTAGATTTAGCAGAGATTGTTGCCAAAAATTGGGAATAA